One window from the genome of Elaeis guineensis isolate ETL-2024a chromosome 5, EG11, whole genome shotgun sequence encodes:
- the LOC105045541 gene encoding protein LNK2 isoform X3, translating to MFDWNDQDQVGDTIWGELSESEDHIVPYPKGTEQSTFLNFGDYYKKQKSEEASTVLRSTEQTAGAKNDLSRCNLENDSTFKTNEEISTLRLDMDSWPDLPSLSPALGKGYHDEHGQDTLPMELMNNFDGSTDLNKARVSTGGTVQLDGKSEMFGNNHEDKESDSFLDCDWANIGDFDDLDRIFSNSDPIFGREMVGSGGEFLSLSSDVISGTAQSILVPEMSLSGEQPFDHYSSSFHFDDLSGGNRKSEEKIADNAMKPEEQAEYKTSVISDYCGTHNQYPSKDDGQKKVLRSHKKAEERKMKKTQPNLNSTWSHNVRQSHQSPNPNIGTLVETPLQTFQCPAVIQQRQVGGAESMGHLGPSNQFLFSGYGYSPCHFPAFPLMPHIHSQRNQMKRVVNCKVFPDSSKNSNSFGKPPDIPSRPLKMTPQEKIEKLRRRQQMQAMLAIQQQQQQLGHQIAGSDGLAPQTGSPKKQVDQDESQRILTSIDDRLLEESIYYELQDVLGKLDMQVRLCIRNSLFRLAQSASKRQSAGDRSSTNESSKDEDEVPANQETNRQNRCQKLPGAEANTNPIDRSVAHLLFYKPSESCMRSVKDEIPQSPISFDPASKMPLHTHGSNSVENPENIGEMDAQPSV from the exons GTAGGTGACACCATATGGGGTGAACTAAGTGAGAGTGAGGACCATATTGTACCTTATCCTAAGGGCACTGAACAGAGTACATTTCTTAATTTTGGAGATTATTACAAGAAACAGAAAAGCGAAGAAGCCAGCACTGTTTTAAGGTCCACTGAGCAGACGGCTGGAGCTAAAAATGATCTTTCTAGATGTAATCTGGAAAATGATTCCACCTTCAAAACAAATGAAGAAATTTCTACTCTGAGACTTGACATGGATTCATGGCCTGATTTGCCTTCCTTGAGTCCGGCACTTGGTAAAGGATACCATGATGAACATGGTCAGGATACTTTACCGATGGAATTGATGAACAATTTCGATGGAAGTACCGACCTGAACAAAGCAAGAG TCTCAACTGGTGGTACAGTGCAGCTGGATGGTAAATCTGAAATGTTTGGCAACAATCATGAAGATAAAGAGAGTGACAGTTTTCTTGATTGTGATTGGGCCAACATCGGAGACTTTGATGATCTTGACCGAATTTTTAG TAACAGTGATCCCATATTTGGACGTGAAATGGTTGGCAGTGGAGGGGAGTTTCTCTCTTTATCTTCAGATGTAATTAGTGGCACCGCACAATCAATTCTGGTGCCT GAGATGTCATTAAGCGGGGAACAGCCTTTTGATCATTATTCTTCATCCTTTCATTTTGATGATCTTTCTGGTGGAAACAGAAAGTCAGAAGAGAAG ATAGCAGATAATGCCATGAAACCTGAGGAGCAAGCTGAATATAAAACCAGTGTTATCAGTGACTATTGTGGAACACACAACCAGTACCCAAGCAAG GATGATGGCCAGAAGAAGGTCTTAAGGTCTCATAAAAAGgcagaagaaagaaaaatgaaaaaaactcAGCCAAACTTAAACAGTACATGGTCCCATAATGTTCGCCAAAGCCATCAATCTCCAAATCCAAATATTGGTACTTTGGTTGAGACTCCTTTACAAACCTTTCAATGTCCTGCCGTCATTCAACAAAGGCAAGTTGGTGGTGCTGAAAGCATGGGACATCTTGGCCCCTCTAATCAGTTTCTGTTCTCTGGATATGGATATTCTCCTTGTCATTTTCCTGCCTTTCCTCTTATGCCACATATTCATTCTCAGAGGAACCAAATGAAACGAGTTGTTAATTGTAAAGTTTTTCCAGATtcctcaaagaattcaaattcttTCGGCAAACCACCCGATATACCTTCAAGACCATTGAAAATGACACCTCAAGAAAAGATAGAGAAACTGAGGAGACGCCAGCAAATGCAAGCAATGCTTGCAattcaacagcaacaacagcaatTGGGTCATCAAATTGCAGGTAGTGACGGTTTGGCCCCTCAAACAGGTTCACCAAAGAAACAAG TGGATCAAGATGAGTCCCAAAGGATCTTGACATCAATTGATGATCGCTTGTTGGAAGAAAGCATATACTATGAACTTCAAGATGTCCTGGGGAAG TTGGACATGCAAGTCCGACTTTGTATTCGAAATAGTTTGTTTCGTTTGGCCCAAAGTGCAAGCAAAAGACAAAGTGCTGGTGATAGAAGTAGTACCAACGAAAGTAGCAAAGATGAAGATGAAGTTCCAGCAAATCAGGAAACAAACAGACAGAACAG ATGCCAAAAATTGCCAGGTGCAGAAGCAAATACAAATCCCATAGACCGAAGTGTGGCTCATTTGCTCTTCTACAAGCCTTCTGAGTCATGTATGAGATCTGTGAAAGATGAAATACCACAATCACCCATTTCTTTTGACCCTG CTTCAAAGATGCCTCTACACACTCATGGGAGTAATTCTGTGGAAAATCCAGAGAACATTGGAGAAATGGATGCGCAACCTTCAGTCTGA
- the LOC105045541 gene encoding protein LNK2 isoform X4 yields the protein MFDWNDQDQVGDTIWGELSESEDHIVPYPKGTEQSTFLNFGDYYKKQKSEEASTVLRSTEQTAGAKNDLSRCNLENDSTFKTNEEISTLRLDMDSWPDLPSLSPALGKGYHDEHGQDTLPMELMNNFDGSTDLNKARVSTGGTVQLDGKSEMFGNNHEDKESDSFLDCDWANIGDFDDLDRIFSNSDPIFGREMVGSGGEFLSLSSDVISGTAQSILVPEMSLSGEQPFDHYSSSFHFDDLSGGNRKSEEKIADNAMKPEEQAEYKTSVISDYCGTHNQYPSKDDGQKKVLRSHKKAEERKMKKTQPNLNSTWSHNVRQSHQSPNPNIGTLVETPLQTFQCPAVIQQRQVGGAESMGHLGPSNQFLFSGYGYSPCHFPAFPLMPHIHSQRNQMKRVVNCKVFPDSSKNSNSFGKPPDIPSRPLKMTPQEKIEKLRRRQQMQAMLAIQQQQQQLGHQIAGSDGLAPQTGSPKKQDESQRILTSIDDRLLEESIYYELQDVLGKLDMQVRLCIRNSLFRLAQSASKRQSAGDRSSTNESSKDEDEVPANQETNRQNRCQKLPGAEANTNPIDRSVAHLLFYKPSESCMRSVKDEIPQSPISFDPASKMPLHTHGSNSVENPENIGEMDAQPSV from the exons GTAGGTGACACCATATGGGGTGAACTAAGTGAGAGTGAGGACCATATTGTACCTTATCCTAAGGGCACTGAACAGAGTACATTTCTTAATTTTGGAGATTATTACAAGAAACAGAAAAGCGAAGAAGCCAGCACTGTTTTAAGGTCCACTGAGCAGACGGCTGGAGCTAAAAATGATCTTTCTAGATGTAATCTGGAAAATGATTCCACCTTCAAAACAAATGAAGAAATTTCTACTCTGAGACTTGACATGGATTCATGGCCTGATTTGCCTTCCTTGAGTCCGGCACTTGGTAAAGGATACCATGATGAACATGGTCAGGATACTTTACCGATGGAATTGATGAACAATTTCGATGGAAGTACCGACCTGAACAAAGCAAGAG TCTCAACTGGTGGTACAGTGCAGCTGGATGGTAAATCTGAAATGTTTGGCAACAATCATGAAGATAAAGAGAGTGACAGTTTTCTTGATTGTGATTGGGCCAACATCGGAGACTTTGATGATCTTGACCGAATTTTTAG TAACAGTGATCCCATATTTGGACGTGAAATGGTTGGCAGTGGAGGGGAGTTTCTCTCTTTATCTTCAGATGTAATTAGTGGCACCGCACAATCAATTCTGGTGCCT GAGATGTCATTAAGCGGGGAACAGCCTTTTGATCATTATTCTTCATCCTTTCATTTTGATGATCTTTCTGGTGGAAACAGAAAGTCAGAAGAGAAG ATAGCAGATAATGCCATGAAACCTGAGGAGCAAGCTGAATATAAAACCAGTGTTATCAGTGACTATTGTGGAACACACAACCAGTACCCAAGCAAG GATGATGGCCAGAAGAAGGTCTTAAGGTCTCATAAAAAGgcagaagaaagaaaaatgaaaaaaactcAGCCAAACTTAAACAGTACATGGTCCCATAATGTTCGCCAAAGCCATCAATCTCCAAATCCAAATATTGGTACTTTGGTTGAGACTCCTTTACAAACCTTTCAATGTCCTGCCGTCATTCAACAAAGGCAAGTTGGTGGTGCTGAAAGCATGGGACATCTTGGCCCCTCTAATCAGTTTCTGTTCTCTGGATATGGATATTCTCCTTGTCATTTTCCTGCCTTTCCTCTTATGCCACATATTCATTCTCAGAGGAACCAAATGAAACGAGTTGTTAATTGTAAAGTTTTTCCAGATtcctcaaagaattcaaattcttTCGGCAAACCACCCGATATACCTTCAAGACCATTGAAAATGACACCTCAAGAAAAGATAGAGAAACTGAGGAGACGCCAGCAAATGCAAGCAATGCTTGCAattcaacagcaacaacagcaatTGGGTCATCAAATTGCAGGTAGTGACGGTTTGGCCCCTCAAACAGGTTCACCAAAGAAACAAG ATGAGTCCCAAAGGATCTTGACATCAATTGATGATCGCTTGTTGGAAGAAAGCATATACTATGAACTTCAAGATGTCCTGGGGAAG TTGGACATGCAAGTCCGACTTTGTATTCGAAATAGTTTGTTTCGTTTGGCCCAAAGTGCAAGCAAAAGACAAAGTGCTGGTGATAGAAGTAGTACCAACGAAAGTAGCAAAGATGAAGATGAAGTTCCAGCAAATCAGGAAACAAACAGACAGAACAG ATGCCAAAAATTGCCAGGTGCAGAAGCAAATACAAATCCCATAGACCGAAGTGTGGCTCATTTGCTCTTCTACAAGCCTTCTGAGTCATGTATGAGATCTGTGAAAGATGAAATACCACAATCACCCATTTCTTTTGACCCTG CTTCAAAGATGCCTCTACACACTCATGGGAGTAATTCTGTGGAAAATCCAGAGAACATTGGAGAAATGGATGCGCAACCTTCAGTCTGA
- the LOC105045541 gene encoding protein LNK2 isoform X2: MFDWNDQDQVGDTIWGELSESEDHIVPYPKGTEQSTFLNFGDYYKKQKSEEASTVLRSTEQTAGAKNDLSRCNLENDSTFKTNEEISTLRLDMDSWPDLPSLSPALGKGYHDEHGQDTLPMELMNNFDGSTDLNKARVQLDGKSEMFGNNHEDKESDSFLDCDWANIGDFDDLDRIFSNSDPIFGREMVGSGGEFLSLSSDVISGTAQSILVPEMSLSGEQPFDHYSSSFHFDDLSGGNRKSEEKIADNAMKPEEQAEYKTSVISDYCGTHNQYPSKDDGQKKVLRSHKKAEERKMKKTQPNLNSTWSHNVRQSHQSPNPNIGTLVETPLQTFQCPAVIQQRQVGGAESMGHLGPSNQFLFSGYGYSPCHFPAFPLMPHIHSQRNQMKRVVNCKVFPDSSKNSNSFGKPPDIPSRPLKMTPQEKIEKLRRRQQMQAMLAIQQQQQQLGHQIAGSDGLAPQTGSPKKQGQESITNSAVVDDGANKLSASNMSMLVDQDESQRILTSIDDRLLEESIYYELQDVLGKLDMQVRLCIRNSLFRLAQSASKRQSAGDRSSTNESSKDEDEVPANQETNRQNRCQKLPGAEANTNPIDRSVAHLLFYKPSESCMRSVKDEIPQSPISFDPASKMPLHTHGSNSVENPENIGEMDAQPSV; the protein is encoded by the exons GTAGGTGACACCATATGGGGTGAACTAAGTGAGAGTGAGGACCATATTGTACCTTATCCTAAGGGCACTGAACAGAGTACATTTCTTAATTTTGGAGATTATTACAAGAAACAGAAAAGCGAAGAAGCCAGCACTGTTTTAAGGTCCACTGAGCAGACGGCTGGAGCTAAAAATGATCTTTCTAGATGTAATCTGGAAAATGATTCCACCTTCAAAACAAATGAAGAAATTTCTACTCTGAGACTTGACATGGATTCATGGCCTGATTTGCCTTCCTTGAGTCCGGCACTTGGTAAAGGATACCATGATGAACATGGTCAGGATACTTTACCGATGGAATTGATGAACAATTTCGATGGAAGTACCGACCTGAACAAAGCAAGAG TGCAGCTGGATGGTAAATCTGAAATGTTTGGCAACAATCATGAAGATAAAGAGAGTGACAGTTTTCTTGATTGTGATTGGGCCAACATCGGAGACTTTGATGATCTTGACCGAATTTTTAG TAACAGTGATCCCATATTTGGACGTGAAATGGTTGGCAGTGGAGGGGAGTTTCTCTCTTTATCTTCAGATGTAATTAGTGGCACCGCACAATCAATTCTGGTGCCT GAGATGTCATTAAGCGGGGAACAGCCTTTTGATCATTATTCTTCATCCTTTCATTTTGATGATCTTTCTGGTGGAAACAGAAAGTCAGAAGAGAAG ATAGCAGATAATGCCATGAAACCTGAGGAGCAAGCTGAATATAAAACCAGTGTTATCAGTGACTATTGTGGAACACACAACCAGTACCCAAGCAAG GATGATGGCCAGAAGAAGGTCTTAAGGTCTCATAAAAAGgcagaagaaagaaaaatgaaaaaaactcAGCCAAACTTAAACAGTACATGGTCCCATAATGTTCGCCAAAGCCATCAATCTCCAAATCCAAATATTGGTACTTTGGTTGAGACTCCTTTACAAACCTTTCAATGTCCTGCCGTCATTCAACAAAGGCAAGTTGGTGGTGCTGAAAGCATGGGACATCTTGGCCCCTCTAATCAGTTTCTGTTCTCTGGATATGGATATTCTCCTTGTCATTTTCCTGCCTTTCCTCTTATGCCACATATTCATTCTCAGAGGAACCAAATGAAACGAGTTGTTAATTGTAAAGTTTTTCCAGATtcctcaaagaattcaaattcttTCGGCAAACCACCCGATATACCTTCAAGACCATTGAAAATGACACCTCAAGAAAAGATAGAGAAACTGAGGAGACGCCAGCAAATGCAAGCAATGCTTGCAattcaacagcaacaacagcaatTGGGTCATCAAATTGCAGGTAGTGACGGTTTGGCCCCTCAAACAGGTTCACCAAAGAAACAAGGTCAGGAATCTATTACAAACTCTGCTGTAGTTGATGATGGTGCAAATAAGCTTTCTGCATCTAATATGAGCATGTTAGTGGATCAAGATGAGTCCCAAAGGATCTTGACATCAATTGATGATCGCTTGTTGGAAGAAAGCATATACTATGAACTTCAAGATGTCCTGGGGAAG TTGGACATGCAAGTCCGACTTTGTATTCGAAATAGTTTGTTTCGTTTGGCCCAAAGTGCAAGCAAAAGACAAAGTGCTGGTGATAGAAGTAGTACCAACGAAAGTAGCAAAGATGAAGATGAAGTTCCAGCAAATCAGGAAACAAACAGACAGAACAG ATGCCAAAAATTGCCAGGTGCAGAAGCAAATACAAATCCCATAGACCGAAGTGTGGCTCATTTGCTCTTCTACAAGCCTTCTGAGTCATGTATGAGATCTGTGAAAGATGAAATACCACAATCACCCATTTCTTTTGACCCTG CTTCAAAGATGCCTCTACACACTCATGGGAGTAATTCTGTGGAAAATCCAGAGAACATTGGAGAAATGGATGCGCAACCTTCAGTCTGA
- the LOC105045541 gene encoding protein LNK2 isoform X5, with the protein MFDWNDQDQVGDTIWGELSESEDHIVPYPKGTEQSTFLNFGDYYKKQKSEEASTVLRSTEQTAGAKNDLSRCNLENDSTFKTNEEISTLRLDMDSWPDLPSLSPALGKGYHDEHGQDTLPMELMNNFDGSTDLNKARVSTGGTVQLDGKSEMFGNNHEDKESDSFLDCDWANIGDFDDLDRIFSNSDPIFGREMVGSGGEFLSLSSDVISGTAQSILVPEMSLSGEQPFDHYSSSFHFDDLSGGNRKSEEKDDGQKKVLRSHKKAEERKMKKTQPNLNSTWSHNVRQSHQSPNPNIGTLVETPLQTFQCPAVIQQRQVGGAESMGHLGPSNQFLFSGYGYSPCHFPAFPLMPHIHSQRNQMKRVVNCKVFPDSSKNSNSFGKPPDIPSRPLKMTPQEKIEKLRRRQQMQAMLAIQQQQQQLGHQIAGSDGLAPQTGSPKKQGQESITNSAVVDDGANKLSASNMSMLVDQDESQRILTSIDDRLLEESIYYELQDVLGKLDMQVRLCIRNSLFRLAQSASKRQSAGDRSSTNESSKDEDEVPANQETNRQNRCQKLPGAEANTNPIDRSVAHLLFYKPSESCMRSVKDEIPQSPISFDPASKMPLHTHGSNSVENPENIGEMDAQPSV; encoded by the exons GTAGGTGACACCATATGGGGTGAACTAAGTGAGAGTGAGGACCATATTGTACCTTATCCTAAGGGCACTGAACAGAGTACATTTCTTAATTTTGGAGATTATTACAAGAAACAGAAAAGCGAAGAAGCCAGCACTGTTTTAAGGTCCACTGAGCAGACGGCTGGAGCTAAAAATGATCTTTCTAGATGTAATCTGGAAAATGATTCCACCTTCAAAACAAATGAAGAAATTTCTACTCTGAGACTTGACATGGATTCATGGCCTGATTTGCCTTCCTTGAGTCCGGCACTTGGTAAAGGATACCATGATGAACATGGTCAGGATACTTTACCGATGGAATTGATGAACAATTTCGATGGAAGTACCGACCTGAACAAAGCAAGAG TCTCAACTGGTGGTACAGTGCAGCTGGATGGTAAATCTGAAATGTTTGGCAACAATCATGAAGATAAAGAGAGTGACAGTTTTCTTGATTGTGATTGGGCCAACATCGGAGACTTTGATGATCTTGACCGAATTTTTAG TAACAGTGATCCCATATTTGGACGTGAAATGGTTGGCAGTGGAGGGGAGTTTCTCTCTTTATCTTCAGATGTAATTAGTGGCACCGCACAATCAATTCTGGTGCCT GAGATGTCATTAAGCGGGGAACAGCCTTTTGATCATTATTCTTCATCCTTTCATTTTGATGATCTTTCTGGTGGAAACAGAAAGTCAGAAGAGAAG GATGATGGCCAGAAGAAGGTCTTAAGGTCTCATAAAAAGgcagaagaaagaaaaatgaaaaaaactcAGCCAAACTTAAACAGTACATGGTCCCATAATGTTCGCCAAAGCCATCAATCTCCAAATCCAAATATTGGTACTTTGGTTGAGACTCCTTTACAAACCTTTCAATGTCCTGCCGTCATTCAACAAAGGCAAGTTGGTGGTGCTGAAAGCATGGGACATCTTGGCCCCTCTAATCAGTTTCTGTTCTCTGGATATGGATATTCTCCTTGTCATTTTCCTGCCTTTCCTCTTATGCCACATATTCATTCTCAGAGGAACCAAATGAAACGAGTTGTTAATTGTAAAGTTTTTCCAGATtcctcaaagaattcaaattcttTCGGCAAACCACCCGATATACCTTCAAGACCATTGAAAATGACACCTCAAGAAAAGATAGAGAAACTGAGGAGACGCCAGCAAATGCAAGCAATGCTTGCAattcaacagcaacaacagcaatTGGGTCATCAAATTGCAGGTAGTGACGGTTTGGCCCCTCAAACAGGTTCACCAAAGAAACAAGGTCAGGAATCTATTACAAACTCTGCTGTAGTTGATGATGGTGCAAATAAGCTTTCTGCATCTAATATGAGCATGTTAGTGGATCAAGATGAGTCCCAAAGGATCTTGACATCAATTGATGATCGCTTGTTGGAAGAAAGCATATACTATGAACTTCAAGATGTCCTGGGGAAG TTGGACATGCAAGTCCGACTTTGTATTCGAAATAGTTTGTTTCGTTTGGCCCAAAGTGCAAGCAAAAGACAAAGTGCTGGTGATAGAAGTAGTACCAACGAAAGTAGCAAAGATGAAGATGAAGTTCCAGCAAATCAGGAAACAAACAGACAGAACAG ATGCCAAAAATTGCCAGGTGCAGAAGCAAATACAAATCCCATAGACCGAAGTGTGGCTCATTTGCTCTTCTACAAGCCTTCTGAGTCATGTATGAGATCTGTGAAAGATGAAATACCACAATCACCCATTTCTTTTGACCCTG CTTCAAAGATGCCTCTACACACTCATGGGAGTAATTCTGTGGAAAATCCAGAGAACATTGGAGAAATGGATGCGCAACCTTCAGTCTGA
- the LOC105045541 gene encoding protein LNK2 isoform X1, with translation MFDWNDQDQVGDTIWGELSESEDHIVPYPKGTEQSTFLNFGDYYKKQKSEEASTVLRSTEQTAGAKNDLSRCNLENDSTFKTNEEISTLRLDMDSWPDLPSLSPALGKGYHDEHGQDTLPMELMNNFDGSTDLNKARVSTGGTVQLDGKSEMFGNNHEDKESDSFLDCDWANIGDFDDLDRIFSNSDPIFGREMVGSGGEFLSLSSDVISGTAQSILVPEMSLSGEQPFDHYSSSFHFDDLSGGNRKSEEKIADNAMKPEEQAEYKTSVISDYCGTHNQYPSKDDGQKKVLRSHKKAEERKMKKTQPNLNSTWSHNVRQSHQSPNPNIGTLVETPLQTFQCPAVIQQRQVGGAESMGHLGPSNQFLFSGYGYSPCHFPAFPLMPHIHSQRNQMKRVVNCKVFPDSSKNSNSFGKPPDIPSRPLKMTPQEKIEKLRRRQQMQAMLAIQQQQQQLGHQIAGSDGLAPQTGSPKKQGQESITNSAVVDDGANKLSASNMSMLVDQDESQRILTSIDDRLLEESIYYELQDVLGKLDMQVRLCIRNSLFRLAQSASKRQSAGDRSSTNESSKDEDEVPANQETNRQNRCQKLPGAEANTNPIDRSVAHLLFYKPSESCMRSVKDEIPQSPISFDPASKMPLHTHGSNSVENPENIGEMDAQPSV, from the exons GTAGGTGACACCATATGGGGTGAACTAAGTGAGAGTGAGGACCATATTGTACCTTATCCTAAGGGCACTGAACAGAGTACATTTCTTAATTTTGGAGATTATTACAAGAAACAGAAAAGCGAAGAAGCCAGCACTGTTTTAAGGTCCACTGAGCAGACGGCTGGAGCTAAAAATGATCTTTCTAGATGTAATCTGGAAAATGATTCCACCTTCAAAACAAATGAAGAAATTTCTACTCTGAGACTTGACATGGATTCATGGCCTGATTTGCCTTCCTTGAGTCCGGCACTTGGTAAAGGATACCATGATGAACATGGTCAGGATACTTTACCGATGGAATTGATGAACAATTTCGATGGAAGTACCGACCTGAACAAAGCAAGAG TCTCAACTGGTGGTACAGTGCAGCTGGATGGTAAATCTGAAATGTTTGGCAACAATCATGAAGATAAAGAGAGTGACAGTTTTCTTGATTGTGATTGGGCCAACATCGGAGACTTTGATGATCTTGACCGAATTTTTAG TAACAGTGATCCCATATTTGGACGTGAAATGGTTGGCAGTGGAGGGGAGTTTCTCTCTTTATCTTCAGATGTAATTAGTGGCACCGCACAATCAATTCTGGTGCCT GAGATGTCATTAAGCGGGGAACAGCCTTTTGATCATTATTCTTCATCCTTTCATTTTGATGATCTTTCTGGTGGAAACAGAAAGTCAGAAGAGAAG ATAGCAGATAATGCCATGAAACCTGAGGAGCAAGCTGAATATAAAACCAGTGTTATCAGTGACTATTGTGGAACACACAACCAGTACCCAAGCAAG GATGATGGCCAGAAGAAGGTCTTAAGGTCTCATAAAAAGgcagaagaaagaaaaatgaaaaaaactcAGCCAAACTTAAACAGTACATGGTCCCATAATGTTCGCCAAAGCCATCAATCTCCAAATCCAAATATTGGTACTTTGGTTGAGACTCCTTTACAAACCTTTCAATGTCCTGCCGTCATTCAACAAAGGCAAGTTGGTGGTGCTGAAAGCATGGGACATCTTGGCCCCTCTAATCAGTTTCTGTTCTCTGGATATGGATATTCTCCTTGTCATTTTCCTGCCTTTCCTCTTATGCCACATATTCATTCTCAGAGGAACCAAATGAAACGAGTTGTTAATTGTAAAGTTTTTCCAGATtcctcaaagaattcaaattcttTCGGCAAACCACCCGATATACCTTCAAGACCATTGAAAATGACACCTCAAGAAAAGATAGAGAAACTGAGGAGACGCCAGCAAATGCAAGCAATGCTTGCAattcaacagcaacaacagcaatTGGGTCATCAAATTGCAGGTAGTGACGGTTTGGCCCCTCAAACAGGTTCACCAAAGAAACAAGGTCAGGAATCTATTACAAACTCTGCTGTAGTTGATGATGGTGCAAATAAGCTTTCTGCATCTAATATGAGCATGTTAGTGGATCAAGATGAGTCCCAAAGGATCTTGACATCAATTGATGATCGCTTGTTGGAAGAAAGCATATACTATGAACTTCAAGATGTCCTGGGGAAG TTGGACATGCAAGTCCGACTTTGTATTCGAAATAGTTTGTTTCGTTTGGCCCAAAGTGCAAGCAAAAGACAAAGTGCTGGTGATAGAAGTAGTACCAACGAAAGTAGCAAAGATGAAGATGAAGTTCCAGCAAATCAGGAAACAAACAGACAGAACAG ATGCCAAAAATTGCCAGGTGCAGAAGCAAATACAAATCCCATAGACCGAAGTGTGGCTCATTTGCTCTTCTACAAGCCTTCTGAGTCATGTATGAGATCTGTGAAAGATGAAATACCACAATCACCCATTTCTTTTGACCCTG CTTCAAAGATGCCTCTACACACTCATGGGAGTAATTCTGTGGAAAATCCAGAGAACATTGGAGAAATGGATGCGCAACCTTCAGTCTGA